The proteins below come from a single Kosakonia sp. SMBL-WEM22 genomic window:
- the murI gene encoding glutamate racemase yields MVTKLQDGNTPCLAATPSDARPTVLVFDSGVGGLSVYDEIRQLLPDLHYIYTFDNVAFPYGEKSEEFIVERVVEIVSAVQARYPLSLAIIACNSASTVSLPALREKFTFPVVGVVPAIKPAARLTANGIVGLLATRGTVKRPYTHELIARFANECRIEMLGSAELVELAEGKLHGEPVPLEELRRILRPWLRMKEPPDTVVLGCTHFPLLQEELLQVLPEGTRLIDSGSAIARRTAWLLEHEAPEAKSSDSNIAYCMALTPETVQLLPVLQRYGFERLEKLAV; encoded by the coding sequence ATGGTTACCAAACTGCAGGACGGGAATACACCTTGTCTGGCAGCTACACCTTCTGACGCGCGGCCCACCGTGCTGGTGTTTGACTCCGGTGTCGGTGGGCTTTCCGTTTATGATGAGATCCGGCAACTCCTGCCGGATTTGCACTATATCTACACTTTCGACAACGTCGCATTTCCCTATGGTGAGAAGAGCGAAGAGTTTATCGTTGAGCGCGTTGTCGAAATTGTTTCCGCCGTTCAGGCACGCTACCCCCTCTCTCTGGCCATTATTGCCTGTAACTCGGCAAGCACCGTTTCGCTGCCCGCGCTGCGTGAGAAGTTCACCTTCCCGGTAGTTGGAGTTGTGCCGGCGATCAAACCCGCGGCGCGGTTAACGGCAAATGGCATTGTCGGTTTGCTGGCGACGCGCGGAACGGTGAAGCGTCCTTATACGCATGAGTTGATCGCGCGCTTCGCCAATGAGTGCCGGATCGAAATGCTGGGTTCCGCTGAGCTGGTGGAGCTGGCCGAGGGCAAACTGCACGGCGAGCCTGTGCCGCTTGAGGAGCTGCGCCGTATTCTGCGCCCGTGGCTGCGGATGAAGGAGCCACCGGATACCGTGGTGCTGGGCTGCACCCACTTCCCGCTATTACAAGAAGAGCTATTGCAGGTGCTGCCGGAAGGGACGCGGCTGATTGATTCTGGCTCGGCTATTGCGCGGCGTACCGCCTGGCTGCTGGAGCATGAAGCGCCGGAGGCTAAATCTTCTGACAGTAATATTGCCTACTGCATGGCATTGACGCCGGAAACAGTACAATTATTACCCGTTTTGCAGCGC
- the btuB gene encoding TonB-dependent vitamin B12 receptor BtuB gives MIKKASLLTALSVTAFSGWAQDSGQHQLVVTANRFQQPLKTVLAPTEIVTREEIDRWQSRSLIEVIRRLPGVDVSQSGGLGQISSVYVRGTESKHLMLMIDGVPVARGGISNAPELNQIPLSLVQRVEYIRGPRSTVYGSGAIGGVVNIITLAGDEKSQINAGIGSKGYQTYDGTVRQRFGDTVVAGAASYTGTRGFNVQPGSSWDHDQDRDGYRNKTFWGSVQHTFNDNFDGFFRGYDFSNNVDYDLGSPPSSPEYSADERQLYAQDWDTGLNFRQGIYSSQLLANYQKSKDYNYSSIYGRYHTGTTLDETEQRYIQWANNVDIGKGSIGAGVDWKQERLVASNEASRDAYDRDNTGLYLTGMKQLGDVTLEASGREDKDDTFGWHGTWQTAAGWEFVPDYRLTLSYGTGFLAPSLGQQFGAKRYGIASNPNLKPEESKQWEAGIEGLTGPLDWRLSAYRYEIENLIGYRNQAYSNVKSATIKGVEWSGDIDTGIFSHRVTLQYIDPRDDETHDVLQRRAQRQAKYQLDWSIYDVDMDLAWEYFSKRYDDTTGERRILPSYSTVDFSASYPVTSHLTVRGKIANLFDKEYETAYGYQTAGREYTLSGSYTF, from the coding sequence ATGATAAAAAAAGCTTCGCTGCTGACGGCGCTCTCCGTCACGGCGTTTTCCGGCTGGGCGCAGGATAGCGGTCAGCATCAGTTAGTGGTGACAGCAAACCGTTTTCAACAACCGCTTAAGACCGTGTTGGCGCCGACGGAAATTGTGACGCGTGAAGAGATCGATCGCTGGCAGTCGCGCTCGCTGATAGAGGTTATACGCCGTCTTCCGGGCGTCGATGTCTCGCAAAGTGGCGGTCTCGGGCAGATCTCTTCTGTCTATGTGCGGGGAACGGAATCCAAACACCTGATGCTGATGATAGACGGTGTGCCGGTGGCGCGTGGAGGGATTTCTAACGCGCCCGAACTGAACCAGATCCCGCTCTCGCTGGTGCAGCGCGTGGAGTACATCCGCGGGCCGCGCTCGACGGTGTACGGCTCTGGCGCGATTGGTGGCGTGGTAAACATCATTACCCTGGCGGGCGATGAGAAATCACAAATTAACGCTGGCATCGGTTCGAAGGGGTATCAAACCTACGACGGTACCGTACGCCAGCGTTTTGGTGACACGGTGGTGGCTGGGGCGGCTTCTTATACCGGCACGCGCGGGTTTAACGTTCAGCCTGGTTCAAGCTGGGATCATGACCAGGACCGCGACGGCTACCGGAACAAAACCTTCTGGGGCAGCGTGCAGCATACGTTTAACGACAATTTTGATGGTTTTTTCCGCGGATATGACTTCAGCAATAACGTGGACTATGACCTCGGCAGCCCGCCTTCTTCGCCAGAATACAGCGCCGATGAGCGTCAGCTCTACGCCCAGGACTGGGATACGGGGCTCAACTTCCGTCAGGGGATTTACTCTTCCCAACTGCTGGCGAACTATCAAAAAAGCAAAGACTACAACTACAGCAGCATCTATGGTCGTTATCATACGGGCACTACACTTGATGAGACGGAGCAACGTTATATTCAGTGGGCAAATAACGTTGATATCGGTAAAGGATCAATCGGTGCGGGCGTAGACTGGAAGCAGGAGCGCCTGGTGGCGTCTAATGAGGCCAGTCGCGATGCCTACGATCGCGATAACACCGGGCTCTATCTGACGGGAATGAAGCAGTTAGGCGATGTGACGCTTGAGGCCTCCGGGCGCGAAGATAAAGATGATACCTTTGGCTGGCACGGCACCTGGCAGACGGCGGCAGGGTGGGAGTTTGTACCGGACTATCGCCTGACCCTCTCTTACGGCACGGGTTTCCTTGCGCCGTCGCTGGGTCAACAGTTTGGCGCGAAGCGGTATGGCATTGCGTCGAATCCAAACCTGAAGCCGGAAGAGTCGAAACAGTGGGAAGCGGGTATTGAAGGACTTACCGGTCCGCTGGACTGGCGTCTCTCAGCGTACCGCTATGAGATAGAGAATCTCATTGGCTACAGAAATCAGGCTTATAGCAATGTTAAGTCAGCCACTATTAAAGGTGTTGAGTGGAGCGGCGATATTGATACGGGCATTTTCTCACACCGAGTCACTCTGCAATATATTGACCCGCGTGATGATGAAACCCATGACGTATTGCAACGCAGGGCGCAGCGCCAGGCGAAGTACCAGCTTGACTGGTCTATATATGATGTCGATATGGATCTTGCCTGGGAGTATTTCAGTAAGCGCTACGATGATACAACGGGCGAGAGACGTATTCTGCCAAGTTATAGCACTGTCGATTTTTCTGCCTCATATCCTGTAACCTCTCACCTGACAGTTCGTGGTAAAATCGCCAACCTGTTCGATAAAGAGTACGAGACAGCATATGGTTACCAAACTGCAGGACGGGAATACACCTTGTCTGGCAGCTACACCTTCTGA
- the trmA gene encoding tRNA (uridine(54)-C5)-methyltransferase TrmA, producing the protein MTPEHLPTEQYEAQLAEKVVRLQSLMTPFSAPLPEVFRSPVSHYRMRAEFRIWHDGDDLYHIIFDQQTKSRIRVDSFPAASELINQLMSVMIDAVRDNKTLRHKLFQIDYLSTLSNQAIVTLLYHKKLDAEWQEEATRLRDALRAQNLNVQIIGRATKTKIELDQDFVDERLPVGGQEMIYRQVENSFTQPNAAMNIQMLEWALDVTRGSKGDLLELYCGNGNFSLALARNFDRVLATEIAKPSVAAAQYNIAANQIDNVQIIRMSAEEFTQAMNGVRAFNRLQGIDLQSYQCETIFVDPPRSGLDAETEKMVQAYPHILYISCNPETLCKNLETLSQTHTVSRLALFDQFPYTHHMECGVLLTRK; encoded by the coding sequence ATGACCCCAGAACACCTGCCGACAGAACAGTACGAAGCCCAGCTGGCCGAAAAAGTTGTACGTCTGCAATCGTTGATGACGCCCTTTTCCGCGCCGCTTCCGGAGGTGTTCCGCTCGCCCGTCAGCCATTACCGCATGCGCGCCGAGTTTCGTATCTGGCACGACGGGGACGATCTCTACCACATCATTTTCGATCAGCAGACCAAATCACGAATCCGCGTCGACAGCTTTCCGGCGGCAAGTGAGCTGATCAACCAGTTAATGTCGGTGATGATCGACGCGGTGCGCGACAACAAAACGCTGCGCCATAAACTCTTCCAGATTGATTACCTGAGCACACTGAGCAACCAGGCGATCGTCACGCTGCTCTATCATAAGAAGCTGGATGCCGAGTGGCAGGAAGAGGCCACGCGCCTGCGCGACGCGTTACGCGCGCAGAACCTGAATGTGCAGATTATTGGCCGCGCCACCAAAACCAAAATCGAGCTGGACCAGGATTTCGTCGATGAACGTTTGCCGGTTGGCGGCCAGGAGATGATCTACCGCCAGGTGGAGAACAGCTTCACCCAGCCGAATGCGGCGATGAATATTCAGATGCTGGAGTGGGCGCTGGATGTCACGCGTGGGTCGAAAGGCGATCTGCTGGAGCTTTACTGCGGTAACGGCAACTTCTCGCTGGCGCTGGCGCGTAATTTCGATCGCGTGCTGGCCACAGAAATTGCCAAACCCTCGGTTGCGGCGGCGCAGTACAACATCGCGGCAAACCAGATTGATAATGTGCAGATTATCCGCATGTCGGCAGAAGAGTTTACCCAGGCGATGAACGGCGTGCGCGCCTTTAACCGCTTACAGGGTATTGATTTGCAGAGCTACCAGTGCGAAACGATTTTCGTCGATCCACCGCGCAGCGGGCTGGATGCGGAAACCGAGAAGATGGTGCAGGCTTATCCGCACATCCTCTATATCTCCTGCAACCCGGAAACATTGTGCAAAAACCTGGAAACCTTAAGCCAGACGCACACGGTTTCACGCCTGGCGCTATTTGACCAGTTCCCCTACACGCATCATATGGAGTGTGGCGTCCTGCTGACGCGCAAGTGA
- a CDS encoding YijD family membrane protein codes for MKQSGQDKGTLLLALIAGLSVNGTFTAVFSSLVPFSLFPIISLVLTIYCLHQRYQNRTMPVGLPGLSAACFILGVLLYSAVVRAEYPDMGSNFLPALLAVILVFWIGIRLRNRSRQYEASDSE; via the coding sequence ATGAAACAGTCAGGTCAAGATAAAGGTACGCTGCTGCTGGCGTTGATTGCCGGTTTGTCTGTTAACGGCACGTTTACCGCCGTGTTTAGCTCCCTCGTACCCTTCTCGCTCTTTCCAATTATCTCGCTGGTGCTGACGATCTACTGTCTGCATCAGCGCTACCAGAATCGCACCATGCCGGTGGGCTTACCGGGTCTTTCCGCCGCCTGCTTTATTCTCGGTGTGCTGCTTTACAGCGCCGTGGTGCGCGCAGAGTATCCGGATATGGGCTCCAACTTCCTGCCCGCGCTACTGGCGGTGATTCTGGTTTTCTGGATTGGCATTCGTCTGCGCAACCGTAGCCGGCAGTACGAAGCTTCTGATTCAGAGTAA
- the fabR gene encoding HTH-type transcriptional repressor FabR has protein sequence MMGVRAQQKERTRRSLVEAAFSQLSAERSFTSLSLREVAREAGIAPTSFYRHFRDVDELGLTMVDESGLMLRQLMRQARQRIAKGGSVIRTSVSTFMEFIGNNPNAFRLLLRERSGTSAAFRAAVAREIQHFIAELADYLELENHMPRAFTEAQAEAMVTIVFNAGAEALDVSAEQRKQLEERLVLQLRMISKGAYYWYRREQEKMAQQPTSEG, from the coding sequence GTGATGGGTGTAAGAGCGCAACAAAAAGAGAGAACGCGGCGGTCACTGGTTGAAGCCGCATTCAGCCAACTGAGCGCAGAGCGAAGTTTTACCAGCCTGAGTCTACGGGAAGTGGCTCGTGAAGCGGGTATCGCGCCAACGTCATTTTATCGGCATTTCCGCGACGTGGATGAACTCGGCCTGACAATGGTCGATGAGAGCGGCCTGATGCTGCGCCAGCTGATGCGCCAGGCGCGCCAGCGCATTGCCAAAGGCGGCAGCGTGATCCGCACGTCGGTCTCCACATTTATGGAATTTATTGGCAATAACCCGAACGCCTTTCGGCTACTTTTGCGTGAACGCTCTGGAACGTCTGCCGCGTTTCGTGCGGCGGTCGCGCGCGAGATCCAGCACTTCATTGCGGAACTTGCTGATTACCTGGAGCTCGAAAACCACATGCCGCGCGCCTTTACGGAAGCGCAGGCTGAAGCGATGGTCACCATCGTCTTTAACGCCGGCGCGGAAGCGCTGGACGTGAGCGCAGAGCAGCGCAAACAGCTGGAAGAGAGGCTGGTATTGCAGCTGCGTATGATTTCAAAGGGCGCATATTATTGGTATCGCCGCGAACAGGAAAAAATGGCGCAACAACCGACGAGTGAAGGATGA